One genomic window of Elusimicrobiales bacterium includes the following:
- the frr gene encoding ribosome recycling factor, whose amino-acid sequence MDANTGVSAMMAKLDKGMAEHVERLRKEMGTLRTGRANPQLVEGIKAECYGSLMPLKQLGAISVPDGRTIEIQPWDPSSLEAIEKALQKSDLGASPVNNGKLVRISIPQMTEDRRKQLVKTIKTMAEEFKVKLRNERRDAVERVKKAQKTGEISEDDCKRFEQAIQKATDSFTKKVDEVISEKEKELLSV is encoded by the coding sequence ATGGACGCAAATACCGGAGTTTCCGCCATGATGGCAAAACTGGACAAGGGCATGGCCGAGCATGTGGAACGCCTTCGCAAAGAGATGGGCACACTGCGTACCGGACGCGCCAATCCGCAGCTTGTTGAGGGAATCAAGGCCGAATGCTACGGCTCGCTTATGCCGCTCAAGCAGCTTGGCGCCATTTCGGTCCCGGACGGGCGCACCATAGAAATCCAGCCCTGGGACCCAAGCTCGCTGGAGGCTATAGAAAAGGCTCTCCAGAAAAGCGATCTGGGCGCCTCCCCCGTAAATAACGGCAAGCTGGTCAGGATTTCCATCCCGCAGATGACCGAGGACCGTCGCAAACAGCTTGTAAAAACCATCAAGACCATGGCCGAGGAATTCAAGGTAAAGCTCCGCAACGAGCGGCGCGACGCCGTGGAGCGCGTCAAAAAAGCGCAGAAAACCGGCGAGATTTCCGAGGACGACTGCAAGCGCTTCGAGCAGGCCATACAAAAAGCCACCGACAGCTTCACAAAGAAGGTGGACGAAGTCATCTCCGAAAAGGAAAAAGAGCTGCTCTCCGTATAA
- the pyrH gene encoding UMP kinase, which translates to MPRRVLLKLSGESLQNGTERGIDARALVHIAEEIAPVCGRVQLAVVIGGGNLWRGAKDGAGMIDRVTSDNMGMMATMMNAMALQAALEKLGVPTRVQAALQVMQLAEPFIRRRAVRHLEKGRVVIFAGGTGNPYFTTDTAAALRASEIEANALLKATQVDGVYTADPKKDPSATPLAEVSYMDAISRNLKFMDAAALSLCMENRIPITVFNLHKDGSILKAVMGERVGTLIS; encoded by the coding sequence ATGCCAAGACGGGTGCTGCTAAAGCTCTCCGGCGAATCGCTTCAGAACGGCACAGAGCGCGGGATTGACGCCCGCGCTCTTGTCCATATAGCCGAGGAAATCGCCCCGGTGTGCGGCAGGGTGCAGCTTGCGGTGGTTATCGGCGGCGGCAACCTCTGGCGCGGCGCAAAAGACGGCGCCGGCATGATAGACCGCGTAACCTCCGACAACATGGGCATGATGGCCACCATGATGAACGCCATGGCGCTTCAGGCAGCGCTTGAAAAGCTGGGCGTGCCCACGCGGGTTCAGGCCGCGCTTCAGGTGATGCAGCTGGCGGAGCCGTTCATCCGGCGGCGCGCGGTGCGCCATCTGGAAAAGGGCCGGGTGGTCATTTTCGCCGGCGGCACGGGAAACCCTTATTTTACGACAGACACCGCCGCCGCGCTGCGCGCCTCGGAAATAGAGGCCAATGCGCTGCTTAAGGCAACCCAAGTTGACGGCGTTTATACGGCGGACCCCAAAAAGGATCCGTCCGCCACCCCGCTGGCGGAGGTTTCCTACATGGACGCCATCAGCCGCAACCTGAAATTCATGGACGCCGCCGCGCTTTCGCTTTGCATGGAAAACAGAATCCCCATAACCGTGTTCAACCTGCATAAAGACGGCAGCATACTAAAGGCGGTCATGGGCGAAAGAGTGGGAACGCTTATTTCGTAA